Below is a genomic region from Medicago truncatula cultivar Jemalong A17 chromosome 3, MtrunA17r5.0-ANR, whole genome shotgun sequence.
attagattttattttaaactttagtTTAATATTTGTGCACCGGCTGTATGAAAATTTCTAAGATCCATCAACTTATAATTATGGTGGAAATTAAGGAGTATCTCCTAACAACTATTTTATGTAAATTATATCAACTATATCTCACAATAATGATCTTTACTTGCATGTATTATTTATGTAAAAAGTCCTACAATGTTAGCACTACAACACATCACAATCAATTATATATGATAAagtcaaacatatatatatatatatatatatatatatatattatcttgACGGTTATGACCTAAATCCGCTAATTAATCAATATAAGACATGCTCAATACAATTATTATAACCATATAATCATGCTTTAGAGCGGAAGTAGAATAAATATATATGGGCGCGCATATATACTATGATctattgtttcaaaaaaaaaatacatccaTGACATGTTTATATATCAAAGATATTATATATACCTGAATCCATTGTTGTCTTGATAGTAACTGTGAAACACACTGAAAGGGAATTTAACTAACGAGCACTTTGAGTTGTGATCCTTCCTCGATCCAAACTATTAATTTCTGCCTTTGCTCTCTTCAAATGTTAATAAGAGATAAATTGTGTTGTGTCAATGTATATTGTAATCATATATATAGTGTATCTTCGTTATCttactcatttatttaattttttaaaaaaccatttatattaataaatatttaatatattcattctctttaaaaaaggataatgtaattaaaataaatattttttgacacattaatataaatatatatgttaacataatatattagaatataattaaatagtaaaaatatttttacaaaataataatatttcaacaaCTTTGACTTTTCAAATAAAACTATTAATTGACCATCGACTTTCTAGACAACTTTCatagttttaattcaaattattattatttttttaattttaattgttctaaaaAAGTAATCATggttttaatattttatgttgcaGGTAAATGATCACTTTGGCCCCTGACTCTACATGTCGTCGTTGTCACAAAGGTCCATgactcaggattaaatacaaaatagttaTTGAATGTGCACTTTCGTTATCAGTTTAATCTCTGTCGTTAAAAACTCTTGTTAACTGATGAGGTGATAAATATTTTAAGCATACCAAATAAATGATGTGGCATAGAGACCACATTGAAAGTAACAAAATGCGAAAACAATCATTTTAGTCCCTCGATGTGCAACTAGTTATATATCTTAGTCTCtccaaaataatttctttttgggtcccttcaaaaacaaaaaaaaatctttggaaaattcatcaataagtattcatcatcataattaCTGTCAAAATCGGATTAAGATTCATCTAATTTTCTAAATAGCATGAACAAAACATGCatgtataattaaatataatgaaaaaaaaatgcaaaaacagtcattttagtccttaatgTGCAACTAGTTATATCTTAGTCTCTCtccaaaataatttctttttgggtcccttcaaaaacaaaaaaatctttggaaaattaatcaatattcatcatcataattaCTGTCAAAATCGGATTAAGATTCATCTAATTTTCTAAATAGGATGAATAAAACATGCatgtataattaaatataatgaaaaattaGGCCAATTTTTTAGATATGTAATTGAAACTGATGATAGCGATTTAGGTGaagaaataataatttcaatGTATCCTAATACTTGGTACGTGATCGTGAATCTTCGattcaatttgaaaaaaaataaataataaatactactccctccgatcctaaatataaaagaagaaattttgtaggttcattaaataattaatgtatttggactACAATGTAGActaaatacaacatttatttattgaacCTAATAAAAGAATCTTCTATTATATTAAAGACCGgatgaagtatatatatatatatatatatatatgataaggGTTTGACATTTTAAACGGTGGATGAAGGTACTGGGTTTCAATGTAGGgatgaaagaagagaaaaaactGAGAAATTGGGGTTAAATCGAGGATTTtataacattttaatatttttatttattttaaaacaatactATCATGCAGCCTTTGTATATGTGTACAAATTCAGCCAGCTATCCTCGTGAGTGTAGTTCAGTTGGCATAgataatacataaaatatgtaaggtttggagttcaaactccgactaccaaaaaaaatctagCCAGCTCCAATTCATTAAAACTGACCCATGCAATGCCATGTCATCTTTTGTTTAAGGAAGTTAACAACGAGGACTAAATTGATAACAAAAGTGTCGTTGATTCCAATTCCATACTCCTTGTAATCCCACCAGCCATTGCAAATGCTTCAACTGACATTTCTATAACCTCAcagaattaattttatttagaacaacagatgaattattattattggtacAAAACATGAAGGTACGTACGTCCATTCCATATGGTATATACTATTGCTCAATTAGAATGTGTCACGTGGCACatcctttaaaaattatattaaataaaatatttataaaataacatcGATAGGTGACACACTTTAATTGAccaataatatatatcattggTACTTTAATGGTACACAAGTACAATTCCATTCCATATGTATGACAATGTTATAATTGTCTGACCAAAATAGGTGAATGAATCTAATAGACCCATAAATTTGACacagtaaaatatttaatgtacTTTTCTTTtcacaaattttattttgaggtattttgttaaaaaatgaagagTTGAGTAGTTAGTTAATGAATTAAGAAGTTAATAATTAAAGGGGACTCTAACTTACATCCACCTAAAAacattaaggctttgtttgggagtttggaaggGAGAGGAGGGAaaggtttttaaaaaaaggaaggagcaagtggaagaagaTATAGAAGATATTGGGAGGAGAgggctttggaggttaattttttactcataataaaaaatctccCTCATTTAGggaaactcaaaaattgtattgggggaggATTTTAGGGggttatggagggtttatatgaatttttcaaattcaatctatgttgttataatattcttaaaattaaaagtatattaatcataagtattagtttattattctttaaaaaaactgttcttttaaaaaatgtgaatttttttatccatttttctatatattttcaaccccaaagccctcccctcccttcccctccaaactcccaaacaaagcctaaggtgcaagttagcaaccTACACCCACTTGATTATTTACACTCATTTTTATAAGTATtattaaggtgcaagttagcaaccttcactaatttacacccactttcatcatttcaaatattgttttcttaaaagtttgtctttattACAAGTTAGCAGCcccataattaaaatataaagaaaaaagtgCATTAATTTAAGTATCAAAAACTCTGAAgacattaaattatattttctttgttttattaataataatttcttctCAATTGTGAGATATGAGAGGAAGAAATAATAGTCTTTgcatcaaaatgaaatatataaattaaaaggtACACTTAAAAATGACATGTGATTTTTTCTGTGACGACATCTCTACACACTTCCTCCATGTCCAATTTTTCTGAGACGGGAAGTTGTGTGTTCAGAAGGTACGGTGTGGGCGATCGTGATTGGATATTCGGAGAAGATGAGATTCATTGTTGTTGACCTGATTTATGACCACTGGTCTCATAAGCATATGGGTGTATAATCATGAGATCACGTGTGACTTTAAGTGAGCCTTTTTAATCTGGACAAGTCATTTTGATCCAAAGGTTGTTATTTGTTCCTCTCATCTCCCACAAGAAAACTCTTTTCATTTGATACATCCCCTATATATGAATACATACCCAATGTATCGGGTGAGGATCATCTCCAGTGAGAAACTCTTTAATTTTCTGCAGTCATTAGATCTCACTATTAATTACattgtccttttttttaattttaaaacatcTTATTTCACCTCTTTAATAGAAGGTCAGGATCTCACTTGAGGAAAAAATCACGGGAGACCATCCCCTCCCCAATGTACCACTatcaaaaaaagaaggaaagacTCGCAATAAAGGCTTTGATCCATTACTTGGCCTTACATAACACATTAAACCATTGTTTAGTAACCTCCTCCCTCGCTCTCACTATTTGGCCTTtgtctttcatcttcttctcatgcTTCCTACCTACAATTGTTTTCCGCTTCTTCTCATATACATCTCGTTTTCTTGTGTtgcatctttcttttttttaacttctATAATCGTTTCATACCTACTTTATGTTCTTCGTCAAATAATAGGCAGATCTACATATGTTGGCAATGATTTAGGGAATGGAttttctgaaaatggcctattagggtgTTTTcaggaagattttttttttatgaaggtgcaaatcaaaccgaaaattttataggggcgaaaaccaaaaatgacatatattacaggggtgaaaatcACAATTAAACTCggatttggtttttgaatttcttcaaataaaataacttgGTAATTCATTCATATGAAATATGCCAACAGTTTTGAAGTCATTTAAAGTTTGTGAAGACCTTTTCTAGAATATGGACGAGTATGATTGATATATAAACTAAACAActtggtaaaaaataaaaaaataaaaataaaaaataaaaaaaaataaaactttaaaaaaattaaactaatctACTAAAATTAACACGACTAGTGAGTGAAACATGAGTTCTTACATCAAAATTTCATGTCAAGCTAAGCCAAGTGGGTTGACTTGGTAAACAAAACTTAACCGATTCTCCTAATTCCATGACCTATAACTTGGTGACCTCTCTTAATTTATTATACTCGTctcgaaaattaaaaaaataaaataataaagaactACAAtaccctctaaaaaaaagaactaCAATACAATTATCTGACCTTGATGAAGCAGAAAACGTGTTTTGTTAAATTACATTAATTTGGAAAAGGCCTGCTGATTAGAACCCTAATAATCTCTTGTGCTTATAACACAAGATAATGATATTAACATTTCAAGTGCTCTTGCCATTAATTTTATTGAACTGGCGCATTTTTTCAGCCTTCTTGTTTCAAGAGTTCCATTCCCTTTTTCTCCATGATTGGTGAAGGTGACATCGTGCTCCTTTGTGTTGTTATTTGGAAGGAAATGAGTACTGGTAGTAGGACTAGGAAGGCCATATACTTTGTTGCCCTCAGTGTACCCTTTAGCTCCATTGATGCTAATTTTGTCATCTTCTTCTTGGGCTAGTAAATGGGGTGGTGGATATTGCTCCAAATCATTGCGTTCCCATTCTTCAATATCTATTCCATATTCCACACTACTTGTGCCTGCCATTGCCAAGGCTTCTAAAGAAACCACCATTTTCAGAAACACcgttttacaaaaaaaatatatattatagtttGTACTTTGTTCGGGAAGAATGTGTCTCAAATTGCTCAAAGATGTatttggttgtttttgttgtacGGTAATCTTCAAAGATCAaagatgtatatatatatatagaaagaagAAACCGTACGTGTGAAAAGGAGACAAGGATTTTTACCGTGAAAAATACATTTGacttggttttgtaaaaatcaAACATGGTTTTGAATAAGGCAGAGTCGTTACACTCGTGAGCATGAATATTCCTAGTCaagtcaatttatttatttttaattctccTTTCAATTGCATATTAAGCTAACGAAAAGTGACTATTGATGATTGAGGCAGTGATGCAAATGCAAACGCATACCCTGTCGTCAAATTCCCCTCGAAGACTGTCTCAAGAGAGGAACTTGATTATCGAAGAAGAGTTGGAGGTACCTGCCATGGCTTTTTGTTATCATCTAACACAAGTATTATGGTTTTAAACTACGGTCGCTGAAATTGCACTTACATGTACTTCAACATCCTTCATACTGCGAGCGCAATTGTGGTTGCATCCTCGATTTAGAACCATGATTTGTATGCTATTCCCTTCGTTTATGATTACAAGATgctttgacattttttatttgtagtaAGAAAAATTGGTAgtgtaattaatatatataaattgcaTATGAAAATTGGATTTTATGGCTGCATCCACATCCAAATTAAGCTCGCTCTTGGAGCTTTATATCACAACACATTCAAGATCTTTATTGAAATTGTATTGGAATCTCACATTGATCATGTTTCCATGGATGTATAAATGTGTTTAAACACCGTCATTTGAGTTAACTTTTAAAATGAGATTCAGATATATTTAATATGATATCAAAATCGGGTAAAGgattttaatattgaaattaGACTTGTGCGTGACTCACATTAAACGTGAGGGTGGATATTTAAGTTGTATTGGGGCTCctctcaaccaaaaaaaaaaaagataaaggttGTGTTGGACTTTCATATTGCTCAAATTTACGAAATGGTCAGTGTATAAATGTATCTGAGCATGCTGCATCTCTGAGATTGAGATTCAAACATATTTAACATCCACCAGGATTCCAAACAAAAGATAAACGGGTTTAAAAGTTTCACTACTAACATTTTGAACACCTTTACAAATTAATAACATCCTAGCATGAAACAATTACAGCTTAAAAATTGAAAGTGGTGGCATTGTGGCACAAAAAATtccccaaaaaaatttcaacCTTACACACAAACAGTCAACAACCCAATAACGGATGCAGATTTCATCCGGTTGAGGAAATCCCACATTCACATAGGTATTTAAACATGAGTCGTTTGATGCATCCAACATATAGAttgattaattttgtaattCTCATTGTCAGCCTAAAAAACAACGGCCATTCAACCGCACTCTGTCAATCAAAATCCCAAACTCCTTTGTGTTCAAGTCATGGATTTCTTCTTTATCAAAATAATagatcattcaaattgttgagatagttgattttatgtttttgttttttggcaAAATAGTTGAGACTAGAAAGAAGATGAATGAAACATGATCGCGTATTAACAAAGCTGAGTACCATTAATTAAAAAGAGAGTATCATTAAGCGAAGAAGAAAACGTAGGGAGAAGTGAAGAGGATGGTAGTTGTTAGAGAAATCAAAGTAATGGAGGGAAAAAAGAAGGGTGAGCTGAGGATGGTGGCAAAGAAAATTGTAGTCGGCCTTGAGAGTTTGATTTTGTGCATGTTACAGAGGACAAACAGTGAGTGACGAGACTTCAATATGAAGGTGGTGGGTATGGAAAAAGGACTTTGTCTAACATATACAACAGTACAAGTAAATTACTCCAATGCGCAGGTTGATTTTTAAATAGTTAGTAATCTTTCTGATACACCGTAGACTTTCCAAGAAAAAGTGATGGCATATATGAAACTTTAGATTCtcaacaacaaccaaataagaattaattaaaaagcaATAGCATATTTGTAACATTATACAGTAAACTATACAAAAACACAGAATAAATATGCATGTTCAATGTCTGAATCTAATGTTAAAATGCTAATAAAACCAACAAGAAATCATTAAACATGAAACTAGGCAGGCTAGCTACGACGAAATCCCAAAACTTCATCCAAACAATAGTTATCAATAGACCCAAAATCATGAAAGAACTCTTCATCCATACCAATTTCATCATCTTTACTCAATGCCATTTCCATAGGATCTTCATTCTCCTCAGCCACAACTTGCTTCCCTTTCACCTCATCTTCCAACACAACAGCAGGCATATGACCCTCAAACAAAGCAACATGTCCAAACAACTTATCCTTCCTAGAAAAAGTACTCCCACAAGAACACTTCCACTTAGACTCACCACATTGCCTCATATGACTCTTCAAATCCGAAAGCATTGAATAATTCTTCTTACGACAAAGATTACACGAATACATCTTCGGACAATGACTCCTCTTGAAATGGGTCTTCACACAAATCACCGATTTCAATGCTTTGAATTTCTTATGCTTTTTGTTTCTGTTACATCCTTCAAACGGACACGAGAATTGCGTTGGACGACGGACCATGTTTAAAGGCTTCGCTAAAGCTTCCGGCGTCTTGAATTGATTCCCGTGAGCTCTCATGTGCATCCGGAGATTCGCGTCGCGCTTGAAGCCTTTGCCGCATATCTCGCAAAAGTGGAGATGTTCAGCTAGCAATTCCATGGCGTCGAGCTCCACAATTTCGCAATCGGAATCTTCCACGGCGGCGAGGGGGTTGTTGTTGAAAGAATCGAAGGTGGCGGAGGGGAAGACGGAGACGCCAGGAACGAGGGCGGCGGCGTTGACTATGGTATGGTGGAGGACGGTGAAGATTTGGTTGGAGACGGCGGTTAATTGATCGTTGGTGACAGGAGCGTTGGTGGTGATGGATTGGGACAGGAGGGTTCGGAGAGAATCGATGCTCGTCTGAACCAAGGATAGATTCCGAAGCGGAACCTGAGGGTCGGGGGTGTTACTTGGATTTTGTTGTGGTTGAAGTATCTGGGTAGTGTGATGGGAATCTAGGTTCGGATTAGAC
It encodes:
- the LOC11415027 gene encoding uncharacterized protein, which codes for MVVSLEALAMAGTSSVEYGIDIEEWERNDLEQYPPPHLLAQEEDDKISINGAKGYTEGNKVYGLPSPTTSTHFLPNNNTKEHDVTFTNHGEKGNGTLETRRLKKCASSIKLMARALEMLISLSCVISTRDY
- the LOC112420500 gene encoding protein SENSITIVE TO PROTON RHIZOTOXICITY 1, which translates into the protein MSYPNPTINMSNPNLDSHHTTQILQPQQNPSNTPDPQVPLRNLSLVQTSIDSLRTLLSQSITTNAPVTNDQLTAVSNQIFTVLHHTIVNAAALVPGVSVFPSATFDSFNNNPLAAVEDSDCEIVELDAMELLAEHLHFCEICGKGFKRDANLRMHMRAHGNQFKTPEALAKPLNMVRRPTQFSCPFEGCNRNKKHKKFKALKSVICVKTHFKRSHCPKMYSCNLCRKKNYSMLSDLKSHMRQCGESKWKCSCGSTFSRKDKLFGHVALFEGHMPAVVLEDEVKGKQVVAEENEDPMEMALSKDDEIGMDEEFFHDFGSIDNYCLDEVLGFRRS